One Chitinophagales bacterium genomic window carries:
- the ctaE gene encoding cytochrome oxidase subunit III yields the protein MHSREATGERPFGVHPQRFALWLGIACLIMMFAGLTSAYIVRKSAGNWVEFRLPYNFILSAVILMGSSVTIQWAVRAFRQERLQAYRLAMGLTLLLGSAFMVSQYLGWKKLQEIGVFLSGNPSGSFVYVISYLHVAHVAGGMLFLLIAFIKSLVLFSNPANFLIYRTDSNKRIRIGMLATYWHFVDILWLYLLIFFLVS from the coding sequence ATGCATAGTAGGGAAGCAACGGGCGAAAGACCTTTCGGGGTTCACCCGCAGCGCTTTGCATTATGGCTGGGCATAGCCTGCCTGATTATGATGTTTGCCGGATTAACCAGTGCCTATATAGTCAGGAAATCTGCCGGCAACTGGGTAGAGTTTCGCCTGCCCTATAATTTTATTCTCAGCGCTGTTATCCTGATGGGTAGCAGCGTGACGATACAATGGGCTGTGCGTGCATTTCGTCAGGAACGTTTGCAGGCCTATCGCCTGGCGATGGGCCTGACCCTGCTGTTGGGAAGCGCCTTCATGGTGAGCCAGTATCTGGGCTGGAAGAAGCTGCAAGAGATTGGTGTTTTTCTCAGCGGAAATCCTTCCGGCTCATTTGTGTATGTGATCAGCTACCTGCATGTGGCTCACGTGGCTGGCGGCATGCTTTTTTTACTGATTGCTTTTATTAAGTCTCTGGTATTGTTTAGCAATCCTGCAAATTTTCTTATTTACCGAACCGACAGCAACAAGCGTATCCGTATAGGAATGCTGGCCACTTATTGGCATTTCGTGGATATACTGTGGCTGTATTTATTGATTTTTTTTCTGGTAAGTTGA
- the ctaB gene encoding protoheme IX farnesyltransferase, protein MNTAKTSSEAALSRAGAYVSLYFKLTDYARLFKFRLSLTVVFSSVVGYCLATRGNVLLTDVFWVIIGGFLITAAANAFNQILEKEYDRLMHRTRNRPLAAGRMGMPEALLTAGISAVAGVLILWFTFNMLAAILGALSLFLYAFVYTPLKRLSPIAVLVGGIPGALPPLIGWVCATGTITFEAMLLFSIQFLWQFPHFWAIAWLAYEDYQRAGFKLLPSRAGRDRNTALLSILYILALIGISSLPLLTGMINYVAAAVILAAGIVFLWQSVELYLHCSSKQAKAMMIGSVLYLPVVLIALLAGAV, encoded by the coding sequence CTGCAAAAACCTCTTCTGAAGCAGCGCTTTCTCGGGCGGGAGCATATGTCTCTCTGTATTTTAAATTGACCGATTACGCCCGTTTATTTAAGTTTCGTCTTTCGCTTACTGTAGTATTTTCGTCTGTAGTCGGGTATTGTCTTGCCACACGTGGGAATGTGTTGCTGACGGATGTTTTTTGGGTAATTATCGGAGGATTTCTTATAACAGCTGCGGCCAATGCCTTTAACCAGATTCTGGAAAAGGAATATGACCGTCTGATGCATCGCACCCGTAACCGCCCACTTGCAGCCGGGCGCATGGGTATGCCTGAAGCGCTGCTCACCGCGGGCATCAGTGCTGTGGCAGGTGTACTGATTTTATGGTTTACTTTTAACATGCTGGCCGCCATACTGGGTGCTCTTTCACTATTTCTCTATGCATTTGTTTACACACCTCTCAAGCGGCTGTCTCCCATAGCGGTGTTGGTGGGTGGTATTCCCGGAGCCTTGCCGCCTCTTATCGGATGGGTATGTGCAACGGGTACAATTACTTTTGAAGCAATGCTGCTGTTCAGCATACAGTTTTTATGGCAGTTTCCGCACTTTTGGGCAATAGCCTGGCTTGCTTACGAGGACTATCAGCGTGCGGGTTTCAAGCTGTTGCCCTCCCGTGCCGGGCGCGACAGGAACACGGCCCTTCTAAGCATCTTATATATTCTGGCTTTAATCGGAATTTCATCGCTGCCACTGTTAACCGGTATGATAAATTATGTAGCTGCAGCCGTTATTCTGGCGGCAGGCATAGTTTTCCTGTGGCAGAGTGTGGAGCTGTATTTGCACTGCAGCAGTAAGCAGGCAAAGGCGATGATGATAGGGTCGGTGCTCTATCTTCCGGTAGTACTTATTGCATTACTGGCTGGGGCAGTGTAG